A window of the Parabacteroides merdae ATCC 43184 genome harbors these coding sequences:
- a CDS encoding RnfABCDGE type electron transport complex subunit G, producing MAKLKSTLPNMFLSLTIICVVAGAILAGVNMYTTGPIAATKAAALEAAIKAVTPAFDNKPTEEAYMAVTADGDSLKIYPAKQDGKFVGAAVESNTMKGFGGEIRVIVGFDTEGKLLNYSVLQHAETPGLGAKMQEWFRTDKNRQSVLGRNLSDGELKVTKDGGDVDAITASTITSRAFLNAVNRAYSAFSGADGLTGATTSSDNTTKEGGNDNE from the coding sequence ATGGCAAAACTAAAATCAACATTACCCAATATGTTCCTTTCACTCACGATCATCTGTGTAGTGGCCGGAGCAATATTAGCAGGTGTGAATATGTACACCACCGGTCCGATTGCCGCCACCAAAGCAGCAGCGCTGGAAGCAGCGATCAAAGCGGTCACTCCGGCATTCGACAACAAACCGACAGAAGAAGCCTATATGGCAGTTACAGCCGATGGCGACTCGCTGAAAATCTACCCGGCAAAACAAGACGGCAAATTCGTCGGTGCCGCAGTGGAGAGCAACACAATGAAAGGGTTCGGCGGTGAGATCCGCGTGATTGTCGGTTTTGACACCGAAGGCAAACTGCTGAACTATTCAGTCTTGCAACATGCCGAAACACCCGGATTAGGGGCTAAAATGCAAGAATGGTTCCGTACGGACAAAAATCGCCAGAGCGTTTTGGGACGCAATTTGTCTGATGGCGAACTGAAAGTAACCAAAGACGGTGGAGATGTCGATGCCATAACAGCTTCGACCATTACCAGCCGTGCATTCCTGAACGCTGTGAACCGCGCCTACAGTGCTTTTTCCGGTGCCGACGGATTGACCGGAGCAACCACATCATCCGATAACACAACTAAAGAGGGAGGAAACGACAATGAGTAA
- a CDS encoding RnfABCDGE type electron transport complex subunit D, translated as MENKLYVSPSPHIHGGDSISKNMYGVLIALVPAFLVSLYFFGLGALIVTVASVFFCVLFEYLIQKFLMKKEPTIYDGSAILTGVLLAFNLPSNLPIWIIAIGALAAIGIGKMSFGGLGNNIFNPALTGRIFLLISFPAQMTTWPVVGQLTSYADATTGATVLSLMNEGALDKMPTLSDMLIGNMGGSLGEVSALALLLGMFYMLWKKIITWHVPVSIFVTVFVFTGIMHLVNPVQYASPFVHLLSGGLMLGAIFMATDYVTSPMSKSGMIVYGVGIGILTTVIRLFGSYPEGMSFAIFIMNGVTPLINSYMKPKHFGGK; from the coding sequence ATGGAAAACAAATTATACGTGTCTCCCTCGCCCCACATTCATGGCGGCGACAGCATAAGCAAAAATATGTACGGTGTACTGATTGCCCTTGTTCCGGCTTTCCTGGTATCACTCTACTTTTTCGGACTGGGTGCGCTGATCGTAACCGTAGCCTCGGTTTTCTTCTGTGTCCTGTTCGAATATCTGATTCAGAAGTTCCTGATGAAAAAGGAACCGACCATTTACGACGGTTCGGCCATCCTGACTGGTGTTTTGCTGGCATTCAACCTGCCGTCAAACCTGCCGATCTGGATCATCGCCATCGGTGCGCTGGCAGCCATCGGTATCGGTAAGATGTCGTTCGGTGGCCTGGGCAACAATATTTTCAACCCGGCACTGACAGGACGTATCTTCCTGCTGATCTCTTTCCCGGCACAGATGACCACCTGGCCCGTTGTCGGACAGTTGACATCTTATGCCGATGCAACAACAGGGGCAACCGTCCTCTCTCTGATGAACGAGGGTGCACTCGACAAAATGCCTACACTCAGCGACATGCTGATCGGTAACATGGGCGGTAGCCTTGGTGAAGTCAGCGCACTGGCACTGCTGTTAGGTATGTTCTATATGTTATGGAAGAAGATCATCACCTGGCACGTTCCGGTATCCATCTTCGTCACGGTATTTGTCTTTACAGGTATCATGCACCTGGTGAATCCGGTTCAATACGCAAGCCCGTTCGTCCATCTGTTGTCCGGAGGTCTGATGTTGGGAGCTATCTTCATGGCGACCGACTATGTGACTTCGCCGATGAGCAAGAGCGGTATGATTGTCTACGGTGTCGGCATTGGTATCCTGACAACGGTTATCCGTCTGTTCGGTTCTTATCCCGAAGGTATGTCATTTGCCATCTTCATCATGAATGGAGTTACTCCGCTCATCAACAGTTATATGAAACCTAAACATTTCGGAGGGAAATAA
- the rsxC gene encoding electron transport complex subunit RsxC, whose translation MLRTFRIGGIHPPENKLSAGKKITALAAPKQVIIPLSQHIGAPAQAVVKKGDLVKVGTLVAKAGGFVSANIHSSVSGKVNKIDNALDSSGYKRPAIYIDVEGDEWEETIDRSDALVKDCTLSSKEIVDKIAAAGIVGLGGATFPTQVKLMPPPGSKAEIIIINAVECEPYLTSDHSLMMEKGEQILVGVTLLMKAVNVNKAVIGIENNKPDAIAHLTKLAAAYPGIEIMPLKVQYPQGGEKQLIDAVIRRQVKSGALPISAGAVVQNVGTAYAVYEAVQKNKPLFERVVTVTGKAVANPSNFLVRMGTPINTLIEAAGGIPENTGKIIGGGPMMGKALVSAEVPVTKGSSGVLLLTKEESVRKPMQDCIRCAKCVNVCPMGLNPAFLMKFTVYKDWEKAEANYIQDCIECGSCSYTCPANRPLLDQIRLGKGKVMGIIRARKS comes from the coding sequence ATGCTAAGGACATTTCGAATCGGAGGTATACATCCGCCCGAAAATAAATTGTCTGCCGGTAAGAAAATTACCGCTTTAGCTGCTCCTAAGCAGGTAATCATACCGCTCAGTCAGCACATCGGGGCTCCGGCCCAGGCAGTGGTCAAGAAGGGTGATCTGGTTAAAGTCGGAACACTTGTCGCCAAGGCAGGTGGTTTCGTTTCCGCCAATATCCACTCGTCAGTATCCGGTAAAGTAAACAAAATAGATAACGCCCTCGACTCAAGCGGCTACAAGCGTCCCGCCATCTACATCGATGTGGAAGGAGACGAATGGGAAGAAACGATCGACCGCAGCGATGCATTGGTAAAAGATTGTACGTTGTCATCCAAAGAGATCGTCGACAAGATTGCAGCAGCCGGTATCGTAGGTCTGGGGGGAGCCACCTTCCCGACACAGGTGAAACTGATGCCGCCTCCCGGAAGCAAGGCAGAAATCATCATCATCAATGCCGTAGAATGTGAACCTTATTTGACCTCCGACCATTCCCTGATGATGGAAAAAGGCGAACAGATATTGGTGGGCGTCACATTGCTGATGAAAGCCGTAAATGTAAACAAAGCCGTTATCGGCATCGAAAACAATAAACCCGATGCAATCGCCCACCTGACGAAGCTGGCAGCCGCTTATCCCGGAATCGAGATCATGCCGCTGAAAGTGCAATATCCGCAAGGAGGTGAAAAGCAGCTGATCGACGCCGTGATCCGTCGCCAGGTAAAGAGCGGCGCCCTGCCTATCTCGGCCGGAGCCGTCGTGCAGAACGTAGGAACCGCCTACGCCGTCTACGAAGCCGTCCAGAAGAACAAACCTCTGTTTGAGCGCGTCGTGACCGTAACAGGAAAAGCCGTTGCCAATCCGTCGAACTTCCTGGTCCGTATGGGTACGCCTATCAACACGCTGATCGAAGCAGCCGGTGGTATTCCCGAAAACACGGGTAAGATTATCGGTGGCGGTCCGATGATGGGCAAAGCGTTGGTAAGCGCCGAAGTTCCGGTAACCAAAGGCAGTTCCGGCGTATTGCTCCTGACCAAGGAAGAATCTGTCCGCAAACCGATGCAGGACTGTATCCGTTGCGCCAAGTGCGTGAACGTCTGCCCGATGGGATTGAACCCAGCCTTCCTCATGAAGTTCACCGTCTACAAAGACTGGGAAAAAGCCGAGGCCAACTATATTCAGGACTGTATAGAATGCGGTTCCTGTAGCTATACTTGTCCAGCCAACCGCCCGCTGTTGGATCAGATCCGGTTGGGCAAAGGCAAAGTTATGGGTATTATTCGTGCAAGAAAGTCATAA
- a CDS encoding Fe-S cluster domain-containing protein — protein sequence MILIAVISLGAIGAIGAVFLYAASKKFEVYEDPRIAQVQEVLPGANCGGCGYPGCGGFATACVKADTLDGLLCPVGGAPVMGKVATILGKEAASAEPMVAVVRCNGTCAARPRTNQYDGVQSCAIASTLYGGETGCSFGCLGYGDCVAACNFDAIHINLETGLPEVDEDKCTSCGACVKACPKNIIELRKKGPKSRRVFVSCVNKDKGGVAKKACANACIGCGKCAKECPFEAITVENNVAYIDYTKCRLCRKCVAVCPTGAIHELNFPPRKEAAPAVDADKIKPATAPKPAAPKADAPKTEVPKKESPKAEAPTANATPNAETPKIETKEETIQK from the coding sequence ATGATTTTAATTGCCGTTATTTCATTAGGAGCGATTGGAGCCATCGGCGCAGTTTTTCTATACGCCGCCTCCAAGAAGTTTGAAGTATACGAAGATCCTCGTATCGCACAAGTCCAGGAGGTATTGCCTGGAGCCAATTGCGGAGGTTGTGGATATCCCGGATGCGGTGGTTTTGCTACGGCTTGTGTAAAAGCCGACACGTTGGACGGCCTGTTATGCCCCGTAGGCGGAGCACCTGTAATGGGCAAAGTAGCCACCATCCTCGGAAAAGAAGCAGCCAGTGCAGAACCGATGGTAGCCGTTGTCCGCTGCAACGGAACGTGTGCCGCCCGTCCGCGTACCAACCAATACGACGGTGTGCAGAGTTGTGCGATTGCTTCCACCTTGTACGGCGGAGAGACCGGCTGTTCATTCGGTTGCTTAGGTTATGGCGACTGTGTGGCTGCATGTAACTTCGACGCCATCCACATCAACCTTGAGACCGGGCTTCCGGAAGTGGACGAAGACAAATGTACTTCATGCGGAGCTTGCGTAAAAGCTTGCCCGAAAAACATCATCGAACTGCGTAAGAAGGGCCCCAAATCACGCCGCGTCTTCGTCAGCTGCGTAAACAAAGACAAAGGCGGAGTAGCCAAGAAAGCATGCGCCAACGCTTGTATCGGCTGTGGCAAATGTGCAAAGGAATGCCCGTTCGAAGCAATTACAGTAGAAAACAACGTGGCCTACATCGATTACACAAAATGTCGCTTATGCCGCAAGTGCGTAGCCGTATGTCCGACCGGCGCCATCCACGAATTGAACTTCCCGCCACGTAAAGAGGCAGCTCCGGCTGTGGACGCCGACAAAATAAAACCGGCAACAGCTCCGAAACCGGCTGCACCGAAGGCTGATGCGCCAAAGACTGAAGTCCCGAAGAAAGAGTCTCCGAAGGCAGAAGCTCCAACAGCAAACGCTACGCCAAATGCAGAAACTCCTAAAATTGAAACAAAAGAAGAAACAATTCAAAAATAA
- a CDS encoding SoxR reducing system RseC family protein, with protein MSESINHNGIIEKIDGGTVYVRIIQQSACSGCHAKSMCTASESKEKIIEVPDNSGKFHINEEVQLCGQSSLGLQAVLLAFVFPLIIVFAAIVTGTSMQWEETTSGLTGLLLLVPYYCILYFLRDKLKKRFIFTLKKLN; from the coding sequence ATGAGCGAAAGTATCAATCACAATGGGATTATAGAGAAGATCGACGGCGGTACGGTCTATGTCAGGATCATCCAACAATCGGCTTGCTCCGGATGCCATGCGAAAAGTATGTGTACGGCATCCGAGAGCAAAGAAAAGATCATCGAGGTTCCGGACAACTCTGGAAAATTCCATATAAATGAAGAAGTCCAGTTATGCGGACAAAGTTCACTGGGGCTGCAGGCCGTACTTCTTGCATTTGTATTTCCGCTCATCATAGTTTTTGCGGCTATTGTAACAGGTACAAGTATGCAATGGGAAGAAACCACAAGCGGGTTAACCGGATTACTGCTCTTAGTTCCTTATTATTGCATATTATACTTTTTACGCGACAAACTGAAAAAGCGATTCATATTTACTTTGAAAAAACTTAATTGA